In the genome of Meles meles chromosome 2, mMelMel3.1 paternal haplotype, whole genome shotgun sequence, one region contains:
- the C2H8orf48 gene encoding uncharacterized protein C8orf48 homolog, whose amino-acid sequence MGDFSDGTFTDEVQSSSSFSSSGGLQPWSHTSGSTSGSGKTTTRLEYRDRQSELSDCQNNEKKFSRKWINHLKGKATNSGQHQGDTKLQTETTRVSDEELNALQSFCDIKINLIHHRANSKEKKGSRRNKLQLRWDAEVSEKDAFNCTVPDELLNRIYLKNMRTTPKEVATAKQHISSWCPHCNRKRAELAQYAFLQQKKTSLESLLLQEKIDKHLYTKDFLTRIGDAHQEGFPRLSDDPRIIWKRLNEKSQIRYYGFERSDREQMRQNEKSTCHSPFLYRLTKPPTLSKQEMVFTNDNV is encoded by the coding sequence ATGGGAGACTTTTCTGATGGGACCTTTACCGATGAGGTACAGAGCTCCAGTTCTTTCAGCTCTTCCGGAGGACTGCAGCCCTGGTCCCATACCTCTGGGAGCACATCTGGGAGTGGAAAGACCACTACACGCTTGGAGTATCGAGACAGACAATCTGAGCTTTCAGACtgccaaaataatgaaaagaaattcagTAGAAAATGGATCAACCATCTCAAGGGCAAAGCAACTAACTCTGGACAGCACCAGGGGGACACTAAACTTCAGACAGAAACCACTCGGGTATCTGATGAAGAACTGAATGCCCTGCAGTCTTTTTGTGACATTAAAATCAACCTGATCCATCACAGAGCAAACTCCAAGGAGAAAAAGGGCAGCAGACGTAACAAGCTACAGCTTAGATGGGATGCAGAGGTTTCAGAGAAAGATGCCTTCAACTGTACCGTTCCTGATGAACTTTTGAACAGAATCTACCTAAAAAACATGAGGACAACACCAAAAGAGGTGGCGACAGCTAAGCAACACATTTCTTCTTGGTGTCCCCACTGCAACAGAAAAAGAGCAGAACTGGCCCAATATGCCTTTCTGCAACAGAAGAAGACTTCACTAGAGTCCCTTCTACTCCAAGAGAAGATAGACAAACATCTTTATACCAAAGACTTTCTTACCCGTATTGGAGATGCACATCAGGAGGGTTTTCCTAGGCTTTCAGATGACCCCAGAATAATCTGGAAAAGACTGAATGAGAAAAGTCAGATCAGATACTATGGTTTTGAAAGGTCAGATAGAGAGCAGATGCGGCAGAATGAAAAAAGCACTTGTCACTCACCCTTTCTCTATCGCTTGACCAAGCCACCTACTCTATCCAAACAGGAGATGGTGTTTACCAATGATAATGTGTAA